Proteins from a single region of Nomascus leucogenys isolate Asia chromosome 2, Asia_NLE_v1, whole genome shotgun sequence:
- the MT1E gene encoding metallothionein-1E isoform X2: MDPNCSCATGGSCTCAGSCKCKECKCTSCKKSCCSCCPVGCAKCAQGCVCKGASEKCSCCA; encoded by the exons ATGGACCCCAACTGCTCCTGCGCCACTG GTGGCTCCTGCACGTGCGCTGGCTCCTGCAAGTGCAAAGAGTGCAAATGCACCTCCTGCAAGAAGA gctgctgctcctgctgccccGTGGGCTGTGCCAAGTGTGCCCAGGGCTGTGTCTGCAAAGGGGCGTCTGAGAAGTGCAGCTGCTGTGCCTGA
- the MT1E gene encoding metallothionein-1E isoform X1, whose translation MDPNCSCATGGSCTCAGSCKCKECKCTSCKKSECGAIHLQESGAVAKVGRELKAGPECILLGNWAFFALIVRVIPSPGFLP comes from the exons ATGGACCCCAACTGCTCCTGCGCCACTG GTGGCTCCTGCACGTGCGCTGGCTCCTGCAAGTGCAAAGAGTGCAAATGCACCTCCTGCAAGAAGAGTGAGTGCGGGGCCATCCATCTCCAGGAATCTGGGGCTGTGGCTAAGGTTGGGAGGGAACTCAAGGCTGGCCCTGAGTGCATCCTTCTGGGGAACTGGGCTTTCTTTGCCCTCATTGTCCGTGTCATTCCCTCTCCAGGCTTTCTGCCCTGA